Part of the Marinobacterium rhizophilum genome is shown below.
TTATGGTCATGTACAACGCCACTTAGTTGCACGAAATCGCTACACAGGCGCCAAGTTCAGCCTGCGTCCTCGAACTCGCCGCATTCAATCCGCTGCGGTTCCGTGAGCAGCTCGGTGACAAAGGCCGACGGGCGGGCGCCGTTGTACAGCAGATAAACCCGATGGCGGGCGCGGGTCAGGGCCACGTAGAACAGCCTGCGTTCTTCCGCGTGCGGGAATGTCTCACCGCCTGGCAGCAACGCATCAAGCAACGGATCCTGACTGCGCGCGGCAGGGAAACCGTACTTGCCGCTCTCAAGCCCCAGGATGATGGCAAAATCCGCTTCACGGCCCTTGGCGGCATGCAGGGTACGACATTCCAGCTGCAGCTGGTCAAAGCGTTGCCGCAACTGTGCCAGGCGCGGCTTGTCCGGCAGGCTGAAACGATTGCGCGCCATGATCAGCACGCTGGCGCCTTGCTGCTGCGTGCTGCGCTGGCTAACCGCTTCGAGCGTACGCTCGAGCACCGCCGGGTCCGCTGCCGGCTCTCGGCTGCGGTGGACCAGCAGCGAAATCGCCGGGGCGCTTACCTCGGTCTGGCTGTGCAGCTGCTTGGGCAGCTGTGCCTTGTTGCGCAGCACAAAGCGGGAGGCCACATCGCCGATGCTGCTGTTAAAGCGGAAGGTCTGCTCGAGTGCCGTGACGGTAGCCTTGCCAAAAAAATCGCCAAATCCGGTCGTCAGGCCAACATCGCTGCCGGCGAAACGGTAAATGGACTGCCAGTCGTCACCCACGCCAAAGAGCGAGGCGCCCGGCACGGCGTCACGCAGGGCCCGAACCAGCCGGGCACGCACGTTCGACATGTCCTGGAATTCATCCACCAGAATGTGCTGCCAGGGAGAAGCAAATCGCCCCTGCTCCACATAGTCCAGTGCCCGCGCGATCATGTCGTCGAAGTCGATTTCGTCGCTGGACTGCAAAAGACGCCGGTAGGCATCATGCAGGGGCTGCAACAGCGCCAGTGCCTGCTCCAGGCGCAGTGGCTCATCACTGGCATCAATCCGCGCCCGCAGCTGGGCGGCGTCATGCTGCATCATCCTGCAGCAACGCAACAGCTGGGCCAGGTGCGCGCACAGCGGCTGCAGCAGCCCTCGCTCGCGCACGCGCGCCAGCCGCTCTTCGTCGGGCCTGGGCTCTGGCACCAGCCGGTACTCGCCCAGCTTTCGCGCCAGGGTTTCAAGCAGGCTGCCGTCGTGCTGCTGGTACAGATACAGCTCGATGCGGCGCTGCCCGTTGTCGGCGGCCGCATTGCGCCGCACCTCGAGCCTTTGCCAGTAGTGATCGGCGTCCAACCAGGCGGGGGTTGCCTGCTGCGGATCGAGCCAGAGCAGATCGATACAGATGTCCTGCGCCGGCAGGTAAACCTCGGCGCCGGGGCCCTCCCCGCGATAGCGATACGCAATGCCCTGACTCCAGAGCCAGTCGGCGATAACGCAGGCGGCGCTGCTGTGTACGGTCTCATCTTCCAGGGTGCGCAGGTTCAGCCCGTGCACAAAACGCTGGTAGTCCCCTTCGCTGGCAAAATCGAACGGACTGTCGCTGGCGTGACGCAGGCACAGCAGGTAATCCAGCACCTGGCGTCGGTATTCAGGCAGGTCCAGCAGGGACTCGAATTCCCGGCACATCCAGTGACCCAGCTGGGTCTCGTCGTCCGCCAGGGGACTGATGCGTGGCCTGCGGCCTTCGACGCTGGCGATAATGCGCTGCCCCAGGGCATGGAACGTCATGGTATCCAGTTCGATACCCAGCCGTGATTTCAGCCGCTGTTGCATTTCACTGGCCGCCTGGCGACCGAATGCCAGCAGCAGTATGGTTTGCGGCTCGGCCTGTGCGCTGGCAATCAGGTAGGCGGTACGCCCGATCAGCGTGCTGGTCTTGCCGCTGCCGGCCCCGGCGAGCACCAGGTTGTTATCGTCCAGGGTAATACAGGCGCGCTGCTGATCCGGGGTGAGCGGCAGGCGCTCAATACGCTCGAACAGGGTCCGGTGGCGGTCTTGCTGGGTCTTGAAGTAATGCTCGCGGTAGCGTTGCAGCAGTTGCGGGTCACCGCTGGCAATACGCCGCAGACGCTGACAGTGAATATCCGGCTGCGCGGGGGCCTGCGCCAGGGTGGCGTCCGTACGCGCCAGCAGGGCCGCGGCCTGGGCTTGCAGCTGCGGCCAGTCGGAACTGCGCACATAGCTGCGCCGCACGGCATCCTCGATACGCTGTAATTGCTGAGCGAAATCCGTTTCATGTTGCCGGTGCAGCTGCTGGCTGAATGTGCGCCAAAAGGTGCGGTGCCAGCGTCCGATCCAGCCCAGCTCGGGCATCGCCGGTGGTCGCGACTCGGAAGCGCCCGGCGTCCCGGGCCGGTCCGTCGGCGCCAGTCGATGAAACAGGCTGCCGGATTGCAGGCATGGCCTGGCTGCCAGTACGGACCAGGTAATCAGTCGCGTAGAGCTATCCCTGAGCCTGACAAGCAGCCCTTCAGGGCGGGTGGTCATGGTTGTCCAGTGACAGCCGAGCGGCCGTGCGAACAGCCGAACAAGCAGTGGCGGCGTAATGGTGTGGCTCAAGCGGTTGCAAGGCTCCCTGTATTCGGCGGCCGCGAGGTGGACCGCCGGTGCTGAGGCACAGTTTATAGGGCCTCAGCACGTCGAACGCAAGGCTGCAATGCGCCGATAGGGCTCAGGCCGCCCCGCCGACCTGCGCGAGCCAGTCATTGAGGTTGTAATAGTTGCTGATGCGCGCCACCTTGTTGTTACGCAATTCGAAGAAAGCCCCGGCGGGCAGGCGGTACTGCTGACCGCTGGCAGGTGGCAAGCCCTCATCGTTGTCGAGGTAGCGCCCCAGTACAACGAACTCGGCCGCTGCGCGTTGGCCGTCCGGGCTGACCATGATTTCGATATCGACCAGGCGTTCTTCATAGCATTGATTCATGCGCGCCATAAAGGCCGCGAAAGCCGCTTTTCCAACCTCCCTCCCGCCCTGGTTGATGTCGTGCACAACATCCTCGGTCAGCAAATCCAGAAAGGTCTGCATATCTGCGGCGTTGAAGGCCTGGTAATACTGTTCGATAAGGCTAAAGGCGGCGTCTCTCATGGGGTTATCCTGGGCTCCATCAGGTATCTGGGTACGGCAAAGGTGCGCTGCGGGTGCAGCAGTGCAAGCCTAGCAAACACCAGGCAAGTACTGCTGTGCCCGGGCGACACTTTCTTGCCTCGGGACGCAGCGCGCCGGGATGCTCGCGGAAAGTGCCGGATTTCACCTCGATGACACGGGGGTTGGTTTTCAGGTTAGGCCTGGTGGGCAGTAAACCCTCAGGCACTACATATGGCAGGCGGGTGATGGCCGGTTGTCGTAGCGGCTGATCAGCAAGGGATGGGGCCTGTACCAGCGCGCCGGGATGTTCGCGGAAAGTGCCGGATTGCATCTCGATGACATGCAGATTGGTTTTCAGGTTAGGCCTGGTGGGCAGTAAACGCTCAGGCACTACATGTGGCAGGCGGGTGATGGCCGGTTATCGTAGCTACTGATCAGAAAGGGATGGACCTGTACCAGTTCGCCAGTAACATCCGATTGCACCACGAATACCTGGTGACTGGGGGCCAGGTCGAGCTTGGCGAGGACCTCGTATTGAGAGGCGGACTTGAGTTGCGGCACGCCGCAGTCGTCCAGATCGGCTTCAAGGCGGATCAGGTCGCCGACACTGATTTCGTGCCAGATAAAACTGGTTTCCAGCAGAAGTTCGCTGGAGGTTTCCATTTGTCGCATGGCAACTCCTTGCCTGCACAGAGAATTACAGTATGGACCCGGCAGCCACTCCCTGCCCGGCCGCTGACAACCGCAAAGATCAGGGGTCGATAAGGCCGTGACGCATTGCCAGGTGCACGATTTCGGCATTGGCCTTGAGGTCCAGCTTGCGCTTGATGTTGGAGCGATGGGCATGCACGGTTTTGGGACTTAAAAACACTTCTTCGGCAATCTGTGACACCGAATGCCCGTCGGCCAGCATGACGAATATCTGCAGCTCGCGCGAGCTGAGCTGGTTGATGGGAGACTTGTCCGTGCTGGAATCGTCGAGCTGGTCCTGGATCGACGGTGAAAAGTAGCGCTCACCCGAATGCACCCGGATCACGGCATCGATAAGTTCGGACGGTGCACAACGCTTGGTCAGATAGCCCTTGACGCCGGCACCGATGACCTGGCTCGGGTAAGGTCGTGTTTCGCAGCTCGACAGCACGAGCACCCGCGCGCGCGCGTCATGGGCAAGAATGCGCCTTATAGCCTCCATGCCACCGCTGATTGATGATGAGCTGTCGGGGGCGCCTGCCTGGCTTGGCATGGTCAGATCCAGCACCACTAAGTCGGGGTTCAGGCTGCGAAACTGATCAAAGGCCTCGTGGCCATTACTCGCACTGGCGATGATGCGGATACGTTCGTCAGACTCCAGGATACGCTGGAAACCGTCGCGAACAACCGGATGGTCATCCGCAAGCAGTACACGTATATGGTCCATATTTTTCCTTAAAATTCAGGTGTTAACTACGTATACCTAGGGTAATACATCGTTAATCAGGGGGCCGGCGTCCGGCGTCACTGCCTCGGCTCCCCGGTAAGCTCCATAGGTCTCTATATCGCGAGCGCAGGCCGAAGCGATGGCTTCGGGTTTGATCTGGGCCGGCAGCGCCACCAGTTCGTCGCTGTATCCGATCAGCTGGATACCCTCTTTCTGGCAATGGCGCAGTACTTTTTCCAGCGCCCGTATGACTGCCACCTGGCGGTCATTGAGGCGATCCGGTGCAGCCCCCTGCTCTGCGCGACGCCGGCTGGTGACCTGGCGTATGGCATAGCCGTCTGCATCGAGCAGTTGCAGGGTCACGCCGGGCAGCTTTTCCCGCACCAGCGCCTGCTTGGCGCTATTAAACAATATTTCCGTGCCGCAGCATACGGCATCCTCGACGCCGCAGCGCCGCAGTGCATCCACAATGGTGGTGTAACTGGCATTATCTTCGAGTGTTATATCCATTTTTATACCCGGACAGCAGGACCAGAAATGACTCAGTGGGTGTCGGGGCAACGTCAACGACACCCTGTATTGTATAGCCTTTAATCGTGCGGCACCTTGTTGCCTTCTCGGCGCGCCAGTTCCAGCTCGAGCTGGTGGATGCGGTCCGTCAGGCTGCGCTCCTGCTCTCTTAGCTGCCGCCGCAGCCCGGCATTTTCCTGCGCCAGTGCTTCATTGCTACTGTGCAGGCGCTTGCCGTCCTCTTCCTGGATGCGCAGGCGCACACGCAGGTCGAGCAGCTGTTCGGTATCCGCATCGCCTGCGCCCCGCTCCAGCAACAGGGTCTGCTGCTTGAGCTGGCGAGCCTGTTCTTCATTATCGGACACCAGTCGAATAAGACGCTCTTCCTGTCGAAGGCGTTCAGACTGGCTGGTCTCCAGCTGCATTGATAATTGTTCGTTTCGCTCCAGCAACCGGGCATTCTGCTCCTGCAACTGGCGCAGATCGGTGGTGACGGCCAGATCATCTTGCCGAGCACGCTCGAGATTCTCGCGGTGTTGCCGCTCCAGCTCGGTACGCTGCTCGACAAAGCGCTGCTCGGCATAACCCAGCGCCTGATCCCACAGTTTGCCGGCGCTCAGCAACACGACTTCGGGCACTTCGGGGTGCTGGTTGCGGCGCGTAATGCGCTCACCCAGCGACGTCCACCAGTCTCCCAGGGCCTTGTTGATCGTTGTTAGGCTGCCGCTGCCGATCAGCTCGCGTACGTTTTGCTGCGTCGGACGCTTGCCCTGCTCCAACAACTGGTCGGCTGCAACGAACACTTTCTGGCGCGTATCAGAACCTGGTTTCATATCAATATTACACAATGCGTATTGTCATTCAGGCGAATCTCGCACGATCGGCGTGCCATGCTCGCGCAAATAGAACCAATGAAAACAGCAGGATAACCTAAAGCAGCGACACCGTCGCCGGAAGATGACAAAACAGGGAGTGGAAAGCGGGAAATAATGGAGGCTGGAGTCGGAATCGAACCGGCGTACACGGAGTTGCAGTCCGCTGCATGACCACTCTGCCATCCAGCCTCAAGGCGCTGCATCATACAGCAATACGGGTGCGGGTCAACCATGGAACAACCCTGCCCGCAGACATTTTGTTGAGTAGCGACTGCCGTGCACTTTTACCGCCGCGTAACAGCTTCGTGATTGGCGAATTCAATCGCAAGGCTCGGAGTGACCTGGACGCGATGCCCCGTTACAGTGGTGATATCTGTGACCGAATCGGGAGTCGCCTGGCAATGAACGCAAGACCGCCACGCAAATATAAAGCTCAAGGGGCGCCGGAGCAGAGCCCGCAGGAGACCCGTGCCGATCCGCGCTGGAGTGCCGTTGTGCGGCGCGATGCTGACGCTGACGGTGAGTTTGTTTACGGCGTAAGAACCACCGGTGTGTACTGCCGTCCCAGCTGCCCCTCCCGCAGCGCCCGGCCGGAAAACGTCAGCTTCTATGCCGGTCCTGCGCAGGCCAGCCAAGCGGGCTTTCGCCCCTGCAAGCGCTGCCGCCCCGATCAGAACTCGGCACAGGACGAACAGCGTCGTAAAATAGCCGAGCTCTGCCACCTGATCGATACGGCTTCCCAGCTGCCGACCCTGGCACAGCTTGCCACCCATGCGGGCCTAAGCCCGTATCACCTGCATCGCCTGTTCAAACAGCTTACCGGATTGACGCCCCACCAGTACGGCAAGGCCCGGCGGGCACAGCGCTTGCGCGAGGCGCTGGATCAGGACGGTAGCATTACCGACGCCTTTAACGATGCAGGCTACGGCTCCAGCGGGCGCTTCTATACAGAATCCACCCAGGTGCTTGGCATGACACCCGGCACCTATCGGGCTGCCGGTGCAAATACCGACATTCAGTTTGCCGTGGGTGAATGCTCCCTCGGCCCCGTGCTGGTCGCACAGAGCAATAAGGGTATCTGCGCCATCTTGCTGGGGGATGACCCCGATGCCCTGCTGCAGGATTTGCAGCGGCGTTTTGACAAGGCCCGGCTACTGCCAGGCGATGACGCCTTTATGCAGCACGTTGCCCTGGTGGCCGGGTTTGTCGACAGCCCCACCCGGGACCTGGGCCTGCCGCTGGACATTCGCGGTACCGCCTTTCAACAGCGGGTCTGGCTCGCGCTGCAAAAAGTCCCGCCGGGACAAACCCTGAGCTATGCGCAACTTGCCGAACGTATCGGTTCGCCCAGCGCTGTACGCGCCGTTGCGGGCGCCTGCGCTGCCAATGCACTCGCTGTCGCCATCCCCTGCCACCGGGTCGTACGCAGCGACGGTGGCCTGTCAGGGTATCGCTGGGGCATTGAGCGCAAGCGTGCCTTGCTGGAGAACGAGAGAGGCCTGGACAAGGCGTAGTGTCCGCCCGCCTCACGCTTTTCAACAACCTGTTACGGAAGTCGCGCCATGATTGCCAACCCGGATGCCGCCCTTTCCCCAGTAGCCACGACGCTACAGTGCCGCATTTCACTGCCCTTGGGATATCGGCAGGCTGATTTTCTGGCGTTTCATCGCCGCGATAGTGAGGAAGTGGCCGAACGTGTGACGCCCAGCAGCCTGGCCAAGGGGCTGCTCTGGGGCGACAGCGCCGCTTGCCTGTTCATCCTGTTCAGTGACGCTCATGCTCAGGTACGCCTAGAAATCGATCGCGTCTGCACTGGTCACCAACGCCTCGCGACTCAACTTGAACACAGGGTGCGGCTGATGCTGGGCCTGTGCCAGCCGATTGAGGCATTTGAGCGTCAGCACGGCTCGCATGCCCAGCTCGGTGCCCTGGTCCGCTCCTTCGCGGGTTTGCGCATACCGGTGGCGGCGAGTCCTTTCGAGGCGCTGAGCTGGGCCATTATCGGCCAGCAAATCAGTGTCGGCGCCGCAATCAGTATCCGGCGCCGCCTGATACGAGTCGCAGGCATCCGCCACTCAAGCGGCCTCTGGTGCTTCCCGCAGCCACAACAGATCGAGGCGCTGAGCCATGATGACCTGCGCGCTGCGGGACTTTCCGCGGGCAAGGTACGCACCTTTGACGCGCTCTGTGCTGCAATCGCCTCGGGTGAACTGTCGCTGGACGTACAGGGCGGACAGGCAGAGGCCCTGGGCGCGCAATTGCTGCAGATAAAGGGTATTGGGCCCTGGACGGTAAACTATGTCCTGATGCGCGGCTTTGGCTGGCTGGACGGGTCACTGCACGGCGATGTGGCGGTCAGGCGCGGCCTGCAGAGGCTGCTTGGCCTGGCCGACAGGCCGAGCGAAACCCAGACAAGAACCTGGCTGTCTGGCTTCAGTCCCTGGCGTGCACTGGTGGCAGCGCATCTCTGGGCCCTCGATGCCCGGCCAGAACCTTGACCTGCTAGCGCTGAACCAGGCAGTAATCAGTCGTTTCCCGATGTTCATGCCAGTTGTCCTCAAAACCATGGCGGATTTCATGCGTAATGCAGTCAGGGTAGTGATGGCGCAGTATCTGTATGTAACAGACCCCATTGCTGCAGTTGGCAAGACCCTGGGCGTCGGGGCGCTCTTCGATTTTGTCGACCAGACGGATATGGACGAAAACCTCATCACGCTGCGCCACCGGCGTCGAACTGCAGCCGGTCACAAGTACGCAGCCAAGCAACAACAGGCAAAGTGAGCAGCGCCTCCCTGCATGGCATTGCCTGTGGGAGGGTGCCTGCGCTGCTTGTGCAGCAATACGGACCGTGTTGCGAGTAGAAGCCAGGTGCGAGCGCAAGCCTGTCTTTGATAACGGGTATGCAGGTGCGCGCAGGGGCTTGCGCGGGGCTGGTTGCAACATGCCAAAACCTCGGCGTGGGGTTATGCAACTCCCTGTGTGTGCGATCTGAACCAAGTCACTTGCATCACTCAGATCGCCAGGTGCCACATCCCGCACCGGTGTCTAGGCACTGGTGGCTGATTTCTCAGCATGTAGGCATCGCGCAACAGACTTTTGTAGCCAGGTTGCGACTATTTTGTACCACTGCATAGTAGCTCAGAAAAGACATCAGTGATTTCAAGAGTGATAAGAAAGCCTTCTCCGGGCACAAGTCCGACTCGATGGTGGCAGTGTATGACCGCAAGCCACAGATCGTCGACACAAACGAATAACGCCTGTGCTAATAAGGTGCCGTAAAACTACTGTATAAAATTAAGGCTGTTTTTAGTTGGTGGGGACTAACGCGGGAGGGTGCATGGATACTGGTGCCCGGGACCGGAATCGAACCGGTACGCCCTTGCAGGCGAGGGATTTTAAGTCCCTTGTGTCTACCAATTTCACCACCCGGGCGAAAAATGGAGGCTGGAGTCGGAATCGAACCGGCGTACACGGAGTTGCAGTCCGCTGCATGACCACTCTGCCATCCAGCCTCGGATAGCGTCTTACAGGGCTTTTTATAATTGAAGGCTCAACTATAAAAATTGGAGCGGGAAACGAGACTCGAACTCGCGACCCCGACCTTGGCAAGGTCGTGCTCTACCAACTGAGCTATTCCCGCCTGCTCTGTAAGTGGTGCGTATTATAGAGACCTGCGTTTTAGTGTCAACACTGTTACTGAATTAATTTTACTTAAAGATTAAACACTTACAGATCTTCACCCAGCAGCGGCCAGGCGGCCTTGAGGTAGAGTACCATTGACCAGAAAGTGAGCAGACTGGCGCCATAAAGTGCCGCCACACCGGCCCAGGACAGGCTGGTATAGGGCGTAAAGGCGACCAGCAAGAGGATAGCGACCATCTGCAGCGTGGTTTTGATCTTGCCCAAACTGGAAACCGACACGCTGGCCCGCTCCCCCAGTTCCGCCATCCATTCGCGCAGCGCCGAGATGACGATTTCGCGACCAATAATCACCGCCGCCGGAATGGTGATCCAGAGCTGGCTGTAGGTTTCGACCAGCACGACCAGCGCCACGGCCACCATCAGCTTGTCGGCCACGGGGTCCAGGAAGGCGCCAAAGGGCGATGACTGATCCAGCTTGCGGGCCAGATAGCCGTCAAACCAGTCCGTCAGCGCCGCAATGCCAAAAATCACGGCGGCGGTCATGGGCGCCCATGCCTGGGGCAGATAATAAAAGAACACGAACACCGGTATCAGCAGGATCCGCAGCAGGGTCAATATATTCGGGATTTTCATGGAAAACAGCATACCTGCCAGAGGCTCTCCGGGGAGTCATGGATCGGGGTGAAGCGCGAAATAGATATCTTCCGCGAGTTTGCGGCTTATGGTAGAGACTTTTGCAATTTCTTCAACACTCGCCCGCTCTATCTCCTGCAATCCGCCAAAATGACGCAGCAATTCGCGCCGCCGTTTCGGACCTATGCCATCAATGCCCTCAAGGCGGGATGTTTTACGGGCCTTGCCGCGCCGTGCCCGATGCCCGGTAATGGCAAAACGGTGGGCTTCGTCGCGGATATGCTGAATCAGGTGCAGCGCCGGCGCATCGCCGGACAGGGTGATTTCCTCCCCGCTCTCAGCCAGCACCAGGGTCTCGAGCCCCGCCCGGCGGCTCGGCCCCTTGGCGACGCCGACAATCAGCACCTCGGTGATCTGCAGCTCTTCGAGCACGGCCCGCGCCTGGCTCACCTGACCCTTGCCGCCGTCGATCAGCAGAATGTCGGGCAGCTTGCCCTCGCCTTTCTTCAGGCGTGTGTAACGCCGCTGCAGGGCCTGGTGCATGGCGGCGTAATCGTCGCCGGCGGTAATGTCGTCGATATTGAAGTGACGGTAATCCGTCTTGAGCGGGCCGTTGCGATCAAATACCACACAGGACGCCACCGTTGCCTCGCCAGAGCTGTGACTGATGTCGAAGCACTCCAGCCGCTGCGGAACGCTGTCCAGCCCCAGAGCATCCTGCAGGGCAAGAAAGCGGTTGTAAACATTCTGCTTGCTGGCCAAATGGCTGCTCAGCTGCTGCTCGGCATTGGTCTGGGCCAGTCGTTGCCAGCCTGCCTTGTCGCCGCGCACACTGTGCTGCAGCGCCACCTTGCGACCACGGCGCTGAGCGAGAGCCTGTTCCAGGGCATTTTTGTCCGCCAGCGCGAGGGGGACTATCACCTGGTCGGGAATCTCCCGGCTCGCGCCCAGGTACCACTGGGCCACGAAGGCAGAGAGCACATCCGCTTCGGAGTCTTCTATCGACACCCGGGGATGGAACACCTTGCTGCCAATGATGCGTCCGCCGCGGACATAGAGCATGTGAATGCCGACGCCACCGGGCTTGAGTGCACAGCCAATAACATCGGCATGGCCTTCAAAGCCGCTGACATACTGCTGCTCCTGCACCTGCTGCAGGTTACTGAGCTGATCACGCAGTTGCGCCGCCTGCTCAAAATCCAGCTGCGCGGCAGCGGCCTCCATCTGCGCGGCCAGCTCCTGCATCACGGCATTGCTCTTGCCTTCGAGAAACATGCTGGCATGACGCAGGTCGTCGGCGTAGGCCTCCTTCGTGATCAGCTCCACACAGGGACCGCTGCAGCGCTGGATCTGGTACTGCAAGCAGGGGCGGCTGCGATTGCGAAAGAAGCTGTCTTCGCAGGGCCTGATCCGAAACAGCTTTTGCAACAGGTTCAGGCTTTCACGTACTGCCGTACCACTGGGAAAAGGTCCGAAGTAACTGCCCTTGGCGCGCCTTGCACCACGGTGAAAACGCACCGCCGGGTAAGCATCCCGGTCTGAAATAAAAATATAGGGGTAGGATTTGTCGTCGCGCAGCAGGATGTTATAAGGCGGCCGCTGTTCCTTGATCAGGTTCTGCTCCAGCAACAGCGCTTCGGTTTCGCTGTTGGTGACCGTCACCTCGATGTGCTGGATGCGGGCAACCAGCGCAGCCGTCTTGGGCGCCAGACCCTTGCTGCGAAAATAACTGCTCACCCTTTTTTTCAGGTTCTTGGCCTTGCCGACATAAAGAATGCCGCCATCAGGGCCATACATCTGATAGACACCGGGCCTGGAGGTCAGCCGCGCCAAAAAGGCCCTGGCATCGAAGGCTGCCTGCTCGTCATGGCGGGCACCGGGCTCGGCCGGTTCCAGAGAGACGGTAGAGCTGGCGTCCTGGTCCAGCGGTGCCTGATCAGCCGGTGGTACGGACATGATCGGCCTTGTTGGCAGCCATGTGCAAATGAACCGCTTCCTTGTGAATCTGCTGCAGCTGCTCACGGGTGTCGTCGCTGATTCCGGCGCCGCGGGACAGGGAGACCTCGAGAAAAACACCGATCTCGGCAAAGTGGTACAGTCGTGTATCAAAGCTCTTGGCGCGCTTGAGCTTGCTCAGCGACAGCTGGGCGCCACTGACGAGGATATAGTTGATGTCCGTATCGGACACCATCGGGCGGCGATCTCGCGCGCTGATCGGCTGGGTTTTGTCGGAGCGTTTCTGTACAAACGTCATTGAGCGGACCTTTTGCGGCGCGACGATGCGCGAAATGAATATTGTGATCTGTGAATGGGAGCTACTTTAAGTGAGTTTGGTGTCCTTGTGAACCTGCCAGCAGTCAGCCAGGCACAACAAAGTCTGCAAATACAGTTATTAAGCGAAGCCTGTGAGCAGAAGCGCGACCTCTTGTGGGCCGCCTTGGCCCCATCGCTGATGCGCTCGGCAGCACCGTCCTTTGACGCCTTGGTGCCTGCTTTTAGCGCCAGTACCTGCTCGCTTGATGTCTCGGCAGTCTCG
Proteins encoded:
- a CDS encoding response regulator; protein product: MDHIRVLLADDHPVVRDGFQRILESDERIRIIASASNGHEAFDQFRSLNPDLVVLDLTMPSQAGAPDSSSSISGGMEAIRRILAHDARARVLVLSSCETRPYPSQVIGAGVKGYLTKRCAPSELIDAVIRVHSGERYFSPSIQDQLDDSSTDKSPINQLSSRELQIFVMLADGHSVSQIAEEVFLSPKTVHAHRSNIKRKLDLKANAEIVHLAMRHGLIDP
- a CDS encoding UvrD-helicase domain-containing protein — protein: MTTRPEGLLVRLRDSSTRLITWSVLAARPCLQSGSLFHRLAPTDRPGTPGASESRPPAMPELGWIGRWHRTFWRTFSQQLHRQHETDFAQQLQRIEDAVRRSYVRSSDWPQLQAQAAALLARTDATLAQAPAQPDIHCQRLRRIASGDPQLLQRYREHYFKTQQDRHRTLFERIERLPLTPDQQRACITLDDNNLVLAGAGSGKTSTLIGRTAYLIASAQAEPQTILLLAFGRQAASEMQQRLKSRLGIELDTMTFHALGQRIIASVEGRRPRISPLADDETQLGHWMCREFESLLDLPEYRRQVLDYLLCLRHASDSPFDFASEGDYQRFVHGLNLRTLEDETVHSSAACVIADWLWSQGIAYRYRGEGPGAEVYLPAQDICIDLLWLDPQQATPAWLDADHYWQRLEVRRNAAADNGQRRIELYLYQQHDGSLLETLARKLGEYRLVPEPRPDEERLARVRERGLLQPLCAHLAQLLRCCRMMQHDAAQLRARIDASDEPLRLEQALALLQPLHDAYRRLLQSSDEIDFDDMIARALDYVEQGRFASPWQHILVDEFQDMSNVRARLVRALRDAVPGASLFGVGDDWQSIYRFAGSDVGLTTGFGDFFGKATVTALEQTFRFNSSIGDVASRFVLRNKAQLPKQLHSQTEVSAPAISLLVHRSREPAADPAVLERTLEAVSQRSTQQQGASVLIMARNRFSLPDKPRLAQLRQRFDQLQLECRTLHAAKGREADFAIILGLESGKYGFPAARSQDPLLDALLPGGETFPHAEERRLFYVALTRARHRVYLLYNGARPSAFVTELLTEPQRIECGEFEDAG
- the ada gene encoding bifunctional DNA-binding transcriptional regulator/O6-methylguanine-DNA methyltransferase Ada; the encoded protein is MTTLPSSLKALHHTAIRVRVNHGTTLPADILLSSDCRALLPPRNSFVIGEFNRKARSDLDAMPRYSGDICDRIGSRLAMNARPPRKYKAQGAPEQSPQETRADPRWSAVVRRDADADGEFVYGVRTTGVYCRPSCPSRSARPENVSFYAGPAQASQAGFRPCKRCRPDQNSAQDEQRRKIAELCHLIDTASQLPTLAQLATHAGLSPYHLHRLFKQLTGLTPHQYGKARRAQRLREALDQDGSITDAFNDAGYGSSGRFYTESTQVLGMTPGTYRAAGANTDIQFAVGECSLGPVLVAQSNKGICAILLGDDPDALLQDLQRRFDKARLLPGDDAFMQHVALVAGFVDSPTRDLGLPLDIRGTAFQQRVWLALQKVPPGQTLSYAQLAERIGSPSAVRAVAGACAANALAVAIPCHRVVRSDGGLSGYRWGIERKRALLENERGLDKA
- a CDS encoding DNA-binding protein gives rise to the protein MKPGSDTRQKVFVAADQLLEQGKRPTQQNVRELIGSGSLTTINKALGDWWTSLGERITRRNQHPEVPEVVLLSAGKLWDQALGYAEQRFVEQRTELERQHRENLERARQDDLAVTTDLRQLQEQNARLLERNEQLSMQLETSQSERLRQEERLIRLVSDNEEQARQLKQQTLLLERGAGDADTEQLLDLRVRLRIQEEDGKRLHSSNEALAQENAGLRRQLREQERSLTDRIHQLELELARREGNKVPHD
- a CDS encoding DNA-3-methyladenine glycosylase 2 gives rise to the protein MIANPDAALSPVATTLQCRISLPLGYRQADFLAFHRRDSEEVAERVTPSSLAKGLLWGDSAACLFILFSDAHAQVRLEIDRVCTGHQRLATQLEHRVRLMLGLCQPIEAFERQHGSHAQLGALVRSFAGLRIPVAASPFEALSWAIIGQQISVGAAISIRRRLIRVAGIRHSSGLWCFPQPQQIEALSHDDLRAAGLSAGKVRTFDALCAAIASGELSLDVQGGQAEALGAQLLQIKGIGPWTVNYVLMRGFGWLDGSLHGDVAVRRGLQRLLGLADRPSETQTRTWLSGFSPWRALVAAHLWALDARPEP
- the pgsA gene encoding CDP-diacylglycerol--glycerol-3-phosphate 3-phosphatidyltransferase; translated protein: MKIPNILTLLRILLIPVFVFFYYLPQAWAPMTAAVIFGIAALTDWFDGYLARKLDQSSPFGAFLDPVADKLMVAVALVVLVETYSQLWITIPAAVIIGREIVISALREWMAELGERASVSVSSLGKIKTTLQMVAILLLVAFTPYTSLSWAGVAALYGASLLTFWSMVLYLKAAWPLLGEDL
- a CDS encoding ketosteroid isomerase-related protein yields the protein MRDAAFSLIEQYYQAFNAADMQTFLDLLTEDVVHDINQGGREVGKAAFAAFMARMNQCYEERLVDIEIMVSPDGQRAAAEFVVLGRYLDNDEGLPPASGQQYRLPAGAFFELRNNKVARISNYYNLNDWLAQVGGAA
- a CDS encoding response regulator, which codes for MDITLEDNASYTTIVDALRRCGVEDAVCCGTEILFNSAKQALVREKLPGVTLQLLDADGYAIRQVTSRRRAEQGAAPDRLNDRQVAVIRALEKVLRHCQKEGIQLIGYSDELVALPAQIKPEAIASACARDIETYGAYRGAEAVTPDAGPLINDVLP